A section of the Humulus lupulus chromosome 2, drHumLupu1.1, whole genome shotgun sequence genome encodes:
- the LOC133814413 gene encoding alpha-amylase 3, chloroplastic-like gives MPSDLYNLNSAYGSEEELKHCIEEMHSQDLLALGDVVLNHRCAHKQSPNGVWNIFGGKLSWGPEAIVCDDPNFQGRGNPSSGDIFHAAPNIDHSQEFVRKDIKEWLNWLRNYIGYDGWRLDFVRGFSGSYVKEYIEASNPAFAIGEYWDSLGYEHGDLCNNQGKNLRPERKSSLKDFSCYVWIMLRDLCAFTYSLFTCYLTVFRVAFFMSGDFFGYPRWVKILILLYQYVRGPRIILQNNELEIEAREPESCYLCHALFVRQLEKISLLYIRYTLLFIYLLLWMWGWNTQIINAHRQRIVNWINATGGTSSAFDVTTKGILHSALHNQYWRLIDPQGKPTGVMGWWPSRAVTFLENHDTGSTQGHWPFPRDKLAQGYAYILTHPGTISSLPLNCLSLAFIPLKLP, from the exons ATGCCTTCGGATCTGTACAATTTAAACTCAGCATATGGTTCTGAGGAGGAACTTAAACACTGCATTGAAGAAATGCATTCTCAAGACCTTttg GCCTTGGGAGATGTTGTGCTGAATCATCGGTGTGCACATAAACAG AGCCCAAATGGTGTTTGGAACATTTTTGGTGGCAAGCTTTCTTGGGGTCCTGAGGCAATTGTTTGCGATGATCCAAATTTTCAGGGTCGTGGAAACCCTTCTAGTG GTGATATATTCCATGCTGCACCAAACATCGATCATTCCCAGGAGTTTGTAAGAAAAGATATAAAAGAGTGGTTAAATTGGCTTCGAAATTACATTGGTTATGATGGGTGGCGCCTCGACTTTGTGAG GGGCTTCTCAGGTTCTTATGTAAAAGAATATATTGAAGCTTCAAATCCTGCATTTGCTATTGGAGAATATTGGGATAGTTTAGGTTATGAGCATGGCGACTTGTGTAACAATCAAGGTAAGAACTTAAGGCCCGAAAGAAAGTCTTCACTTAAGGATTTTAGCTGTTATGTTTGGATAATGTTGAGAGATCTGTGTGCATTCACGTACAGTTTATTTACCTGCTACCTCACTGTTTTCAGGGTggcgtttttt ATGTCTGGAGACTTTTTTGGCTACCCAAGATGGGTTAAGATTTTGATCTTGCTCTACCAATACGTACGTGGACCTagaattattttacaaaacaatGAGTTAGAAATTGAAGCAAGGGAACCTGAATCATGTTATTTATGTCATGCACTATTTGTTAGGCAGCTAGAAAAGATCAGTTTACTTTATATAAGATacactcttttatttatttatttacttttgtgGATGTGGGGATGGAACACTCAAATTATAAATGCTCATAGGCAAAGGATAGTCAATTGGATCAATGCCACAGGGGGTACTTCATCAGCATTTGATGTCACAACAAAG GGAATCCTCCACTCTGCTCTGCATAATCAATACTGGAGATTGATAGATCCTCAAGGCAAACCAACTGGAGTTATGGGATGGTGGCCTTCGCGTGCTGTCACATTTCTAGAGAACCATGATACAGGATCAACACAG GGTCACTGGCCATTTCCACGAGATAAGCTTGCACAGGGATATGCCTATATTCTGACCCATCCTGGAACAATAAGTTCTTTGCCACTCAATTGCTTGAGTCTAGCCTTCATTCCATTAAAGCTTCCATAA